A window of the Apostichopus japonicus isolate 1M-3 chromosome 8, ASM3797524v1, whole genome shotgun sequence genome harbors these coding sequences:
- the LOC139972153 gene encoding zinc finger protein 862-like, which yields MLSPASTITLSNYPFVHVLYFSGRALCGAEEAEKTRVSKLTEIAYFLAKEEIAFKKFPAHVQQEMRHGVKLRGAHLNEKGCREFTECINDAMVEDLKNKIKNTAFYSVLTDGSTDSGILEKELTYILFLDAEGQLVSTLLGLNDVEHGTAEGLKKVLEETFAKMDMGNFKTHLVGLGADGANVNLGKKKGLAALLRAEIPWLVSVHCFNHRLELAMKDALDKTYYSEITNTLMLLFYAYKNSPKRLRELKALGDIMNEVVNKPLKAHGTRWVQHKLQATEALLKSYSVVVAHLENMANDKTHDQAKAKGILDKVNNFKFVSHLLYFQHLLRPISRLSVTWQKEVVEAPLVLATLNNLKQTLGNMKDQQEYPGELKDIASAQQSVDADDQLQNPITGDAENEPQQPVMFKGTQLKKVKVGLGYFL from the coding sequence ATGTTGAGCCCTGCCTCCACAATCACATTATCAAATTATCCCTTCGTTCACGTTTTATATTTTTCAGGGAGGGCTTTGTGTGGGGCAGAAGAAGCTGAAAAAACGAGGGTGTCAAAACTAACTGAGATTGCCTACTTCCTGGCGAAAGAAGAAATAGCCTTCAAGAAATTTCCCGCACATGTTCAACAGGAGATGAGGCATGGAGTGAAATTGCGTGGGGCacatttgaatgagaagggaTGCAGAGAATTCACGGAATGCATCAATGATGCGATGGTTGAGGACTtgaaaaataagataaaaaacACCGCATTTTACTCTGTTTTAACTGATGGGAGTACAGATAGTGGAATCCTAGAAAAGGAACTCACttacatattatttttggaTGCTGAAGGACAATTAGTTTCAACTTTATTGGGTTTGAACGATGTTGAACATGGTACTGCAGAGGGGTTGAAGAAAGTCTTGGAAGAGACATTTGCCAAGATGGATATGGGGAACTTCAAAACACACTTGGTGGGTTTGGGGGCAGACGGGGCAAATGTTAATCTTGGTAAGAAGAAAGGCTTGGCTGCCCTTCTAAGGGCTGAAATCCCATGGCTTGTCAGTGTACATTGTTTCAATCATAGGCTAGAACTGGCTATGAAGGATGCCCTTGACAAAACATACTACTCTGAAATAACAAACACCTTGATGTTATTGTTTTATGCCTATAAGAACAGTCCTAAAAGGCTTAGGGAACTGAAGGCCCTTGGAGACATAATGAACGAAGTAGTGAACAAGCCACTGAAAGCCCATGGTACCAGATGGGTGCAGCACAAGCTTCAGGCGACAGAAGCGTTATTGAAATCCTACAGTGTAGTTGTAGCACATCTGGAAAACATGGCAAATGATAAAACTCATGACCAGGCCAAAGCCAAGGGCATCCTTGATAAAGTTAATAACTTCAAGTTTGTGAGTCATTTGCTATATTTCCAGCACCTTCTTCGGCCAATATCAAGGTTGTCTGTCACTTGGCAAAAGGAAGTAGTTGAAGCTCCATTAGTGTTGGCAACCTTAAACAATCTCAAGCAAACTCTTGGCAACATGAAAGATCAGCAAGAATACCCTGGGGAACTGAAGGATATTGCTAGTGCTCAGCAATCTGTAGATGCTGACGACCAGCTACAGAATCCCATAACAGGAGATGCAGAGAACGAGCCCCAACAGCCTGTAATGTTCAAAGGGACACAGCTGAAGAAGGTCAAAGTTGGCTTGGGTTATTTTTTGTGA